TCAAGGCCTTATCCCTGCCCCTTTACGACATCGGTAAAGTCCGACCAGTCCTCTACTTTAAAGGCACGGATATCGCGCACGGAATTTTTGAACCATTCGATCCTCGAAAGCGCGCTGATGGCCTTATACACGGCCGTAAGGTTGTTCCCATCCTTCATGGAGAGATAGACGCTTCCCTGTGTCCACTCAAAGCCCACTTTCTTGAGCTCCTTATTGATCTCCTGATAGGCTCCGTTGTAGGGCTCCCCATAATTTTTCTTGAGTTCCGC
The sequence above is drawn from the uncultured Fretibacterium sp. genome and encodes:
- a CDS encoding virulence protein, with the translated sequence MYAIAFDLEVAELKKNYGEPYNGAYQEINKELKKVGFEWTQGSVYLSMKDGNNLTAVYKAISALSRIEWFKNSVRDIRAFKVEDWSDFTDVVKGQG